The window ATCATAGGCAACATTGTCCGGGGCAAGGGCAAGGTGTTCAAACACGGCCTGCTGCTGCTCTTCATCAAGGCTTAAAATCTGTAACAGGGTATCTGAATTGACTTGTCCTGTTTCGATAATCCTTTCAAACTCCGACATGAATAATGCCATATATATTCTCCTTACGAATCATATCCTTTGGGGTTTTTCTGCTGCCAGTGCCATGCATCTTTGCACATATCTTCAATGTCCAGCTCGGCTTTCCAGCCAAGTTCCCTCTGGGCTTTAGACGGGTCTGCCCAGCATGAGGCAATGTCGCCGGGCCTGCGGGGGGCAATTTCGTATGGGATGTTGTGACCGCAGGCCTTTTCAAACCCTTTAATCATTTCAATTACGGAATATCCCCGTCCGGTGCCAAGATTGTAAATGCCCACACCCGGGGTTTCCATGAGCCTGGGCAGGCAGCAGATATGTCCTTTGGCAAGATCGGTGACATGGATGAAATCCCGGACACCTGTCCCGTCCGGTGTCTCGTAATCATTGCCGAAAACATTGACCCGGGGCAACTGCCCTATGGCCACCCGGGCCACATAAGGCATCAGGTTGTTGGGAATATCCCTGGGGTCTTCGCCAATATCTCCGCTGGGGTGTGCCCCCACCGGGTTGAAATATCGCAGCAGGGTAATGTGCCATTGGGGATTGGACGTGTACAGGTCGGACAGAATTTCTTCAATCATCAGTTTGGTTCTGCCGTAAGGGTTGGTTACGGACAAAGGAAAGTCTTCAGTGATGGGGAGATGGGCGGGGTTGCCGTAAACCGTGGCCGATGAAGAAAATACAATGGCAGTAACTCCTGATTTTTCCATGGCGGTAATCAGGTTCAGGGTGCCGGTGATATTGTTGTGGTAATATCGCAGAGGCTGGGAAACCGATTCTCCCACAGCTTTAAGGCCTGCAAAATGAATCACGGCCTCAATGTCTTTATGGGCATTGAATACCTTAAGGGTGCCGGCTTGATCCAGCAGATCTGTCTGGAAAAATGCAAGGTCTTTTCCCGTAATGTTTCTGACCCGATCAAGGGCCTTGGCAGATGAGTTGACAAGATTGTCCAGCACAACCACTTCGTGGCCCTGGTTCAGCAGTTCGACGCAGGTATGGCTGCCGATATATCCGGCGCCACCGGTAACGAGAATTTTCATGGGATGTCCTTATGATCTGAACGTTATCTCTTTTTTCCAGGAAGCCTGGTTGAATATATCAATGGATATCCTACATGGTTTGCCCACGTTTGTACAGGATGTAACCACGATAAAAAGGAAAGGCCGGAACATTGACACACGAAAAAGTATGGTTAAACTTATCCCATGGGCAACAGGCCTGAAAATGCATACATAAAATAAGGAGTTTTTTTAATGATTGAGCTTTCAGATGCTGCAAAAACGCAGATCGACTATTATTTCCAGGGGAAGGAACCCACCCCCATTCGTATTTTTCTTAACACAGGCGGCTGAGCGGGGCCTTCCCTTGCTATGGCTCTGGATGAGCCTAAGGACAGTGATGATCTCTTTGACGTTAAAGAGCTTAAGTTCGTAGTGGACAAAGAGTTTATGGAAAAAGCAAAAAAGATTAAGATTGATTTCAACGGTATGGGGTTCAGCCTTGATTCCAGCATTGAACTGGGCGGGGGTGGCAATTGCGGGGGGTGCTCAAGCGGATCCTGCGGGTAGAGGGTTGTCAGGTTTATTGTTGTACAGGCGTCTTGGTTGTGTTTAACACCAAAGACGCCTTTTTATTTTGTGTTCAAACATCAGGTACCTGTGTTTTCGTGTATGGGGCCTGTCACCAGGATGGGGGATGCTTCTATCTTGTCCGCGGCCATCAGGCTGACCACCCGCTCAAAGGCGCTCATGATCATCATCTGCTCCCAGTCCTGGATGTCGGAAAATTGGTTTGTAAATGTCTCCTGGAGTAGAGGCGGCAGGTTTTGGATGATATCCAGGCCTTTTTCCGTAAGAAAAAGACTGACAGCCCTTTTGTCATCCTCTCTTTTTTTTCTGGCAATGTATCCACGGTTCTCTAAGCGTTTGGTGATATCTGTTACTGTGGCCTGACTCAGGCTTGTGGCCCGGGATAAGGGCGTAATGGAAATCTGGCCATGGGAGGAAATTTCCTGGAGCACAATAAGCTGGGGGCCTGTCAGGCCAAATTCTTTGTTCAGCTTTCTGGAATGAATGTCAACGGCCTGGATGATTTTACGAATTGATACCAAAAGAGTTTGACATCTCTGGCGGCTCAGTTTTGTTTCGGGCATGATTTATAATATACTTTAATTAGTTCTTTTAGGTTCGTTTGATGATATAAAGTCTTAAGGTTCTAATATATACCATTGTCCGGGCAGGAGGCAAGCACCAATGGTTATTGTCCTGCTTGCCCCCTGATATAGACCATGGTAGACTTTTTTATCACAAAAGAATTCAAACATATTCCAATGTCAATTTTTCGGGAAAATGCCATGGAGCAACAGAGTATAAAAATGGTTATCAACAGGTGTGCTGTTGTCTGTGCTGTTATGTTCATGATCCTTGCCGGGATTGCAGGGTGCGGCAGCGGAGAAGAAAAAAC is drawn from uncultured Desulfobacter sp. and contains these coding sequences:
- the galE gene encoding UDP-glucose 4-epimerase GalE, whose protein sequence is MKILVTGGAGYIGSHTCVELLNQGHEVVVLDNLVNSSAKALDRVRNITGKDLAFFQTDLLDQAGTLKVFNAHKDIEAVIHFAGLKAVGESVSQPLRYYHNNITGTLNLITAMEKSGVTAIVFSSSATVYGNPAHLPITEDFPLSVTNPYGRTKLMIEEILSDLYTSNPQWHITLLRYFNPVGAHPSGDIGEDPRDIPNNLMPYVARVAIGQLPRVNVFGNDYETPDGTGVRDFIHVTDLAKGHICCLPRLMETPGVGIYNLGTGRGYSVIEMIKGFEKACGHNIPYEIAPRRPGDIASCWADPSKAQRELGWKAELDIEDMCKDAWHWQQKNPKGYDS
- a CDS encoding IscA/HesB family protein: MIELSDAAKTQIDYYFQGKEPTPIRIFLNTGGUAGPSLAMALDEPKDSDDLFDVKELKFVVDKEFMEKAKKIKIDFNGMGFSLDSSIELGGGGNCGGCSSGSCG
- a CDS encoding MarR family transcriptional regulator, whose protein sequence is MPETKLSRQRCQTLLVSIRKIIQAVDIHSRKLNKEFGLTGPQLIVLQEISSHGQISITPLSRATSLSQATVTDITKRLENRGYIARKKREDDKRAVSLFLTEKGLDIIQNLPPLLQETFTNQFSDIQDWEQMMIMSAFERVVSLMAADKIEASPILVTGPIHENTGT